CCCAGGGGGATGTAAGGCAAGTTCAAAAGAAAGATCAAGGGCAAGATCAAGATCAAAGGCAAGAGCAAGATCAAAAGAAAGACCTTGGGGGGAAAGAATTCCCCCCAAATCCCCCCATCTTTTTTTTTAATAGTTTAAAGTCAAAAACTTATTGCAGCACAACACCCGGCTTGAATCCATCCCAAAACGGCCACTGCCCAGGATCGTCAGCCACATGCCGCTCCAACTCCCGAACAAACGCTTCAAAAGGCGTGAGGGAAGGATCAGGCTTGCGAATCACAATGCGATAACGATAAAGACCATCTCGAATAAGAAAGAGAAAAAGAAGAGTCGCCCCAGTCTTCTCCGCCAGCTTATAAGGCCCCACCGGAAAAACCATCTGACGCCCCATAAACTCAGCCACACCCTGGGGACCAAACCGGCCCGCTGTACCAGAACCATCCCCAGCCGTCATGATCACACCATTATCCTTCAGATTTCTGAAAATTTGCCGCTGAAACCGATCAGCATAAAGCATCTGAGCCGGAAAGGCCTCCTCCAGCTCCATACGTATCCGCAACTGGACATCCCTGCCAATGCCGCTCAGGTTTTGCTCAGAACGAAACCCCATCTGAGTCATCCCATAGCCCATCCGGCCCAAAGCCACCAGTGATAGCTGAGAGGGCCCCATGTGACTGTGGAGCAGGACACAACCCCGACCTTTTTCCAAACCCTGATCTATCAACTCCAAGCCATCAAAGGTAAGCACCTGATCAAGGTTGTCCCGGTTGAGACGGGCATAAT
The genomic region above belongs to Magnetococcales bacterium and contains:
- a CDS encoding lysophospholipid acyltransferase family protein, whose protein sequence is MIIQESGWRDLLRLFIWYPFRWFCQLAPIPLNLRIFRLMGHLHFQFSQSKKRALAQLLESTLPEGKNSPDTVQRAILDYFSNHYTDRMSIFHYARLNRDNLDQVLTFDGLELIDQGLEKGRGCVLLHSHMGPSQLSLVALGRMGYGMTQMGFRSEQNLSGIGRDVQLRIRMELEEAFPAQMLYADRFQRQIFRNLKDNGVIMTAGDGSGTAGRFGPQGVAEFMGRQMVFPVGPYKLAEKTGATLLFLFLIRDGLYRYRIVIRKPDPSLTPFEAFVRELERHVADDPGQWPFWDGFKPGVVLQ